The following proteins are co-located in the Imtechella halotolerans genome:
- a CDS encoding retropepsin-like aspartic protease has product MRINKYLVFFLLLFISLNLLSQGKMQMINGKESVSFRFELISNLIVFPVEINGVELSFLLDSGVSRPLLFNITDLDSLQIKNAENIFIRGLGGGEPIKAIQSKGNTFSIHPDVKNFSQDLFVIVDEEINFSPRLGIPIHGIIGYDIFKEFVVKIDYSKKKLTLYNQDAFKKRPCRKCETLPLTVIKDRAYLDLYAQQDTTSIPVRLLLDTGSSDAIWLFEDVDHGIVEPQNFYVDFLGRGLSGSVFGKRAKLTALSIGDFRIKNVKCAFPFEENIGYLRFYADRNGSIGGEVLSKFNVIINFRDGEIVFKKNSRFRKPFLYNLSGVELQHNGMRVVRELEDLASNAGYGSNNNSEGKVISLVSLYTLILKPAIEVAEVRPGSPAAEAGLVKGDVILSINGKEAHHYTLQQLLEMINKEAGERIKLVVDRNGSNLIIGFTLKNIL; this is encoded by the coding sequence GTGAGAATTAATAAATACCTAGTTTTTTTTCTGCTTTTGTTTATCTCTTTGAACCTTCTTTCTCAAGGAAAAATGCAAATGATTAATGGGAAAGAATCAGTTTCTTTTCGATTTGAATTAATAAGCAATCTGATAGTGTTTCCTGTTGAGATAAATGGAGTGGAACTCTCCTTTTTACTTGATTCAGGAGTAAGTAGGCCTTTGCTTTTTAATATTACTGATTTAGATTCACTTCAAATTAAAAATGCTGAAAATATATTTATAAGGGGTTTGGGAGGTGGAGAACCTATTAAGGCAATTCAATCAAAGGGTAATACCTTTTCAATTCATCCTGATGTTAAGAATTTTTCACAGGACTTATTTGTTATCGTAGATGAGGAGATTAATTTCTCTCCTCGATTAGGAATTCCTATTCATGGAATTATTGGATACGATATTTTTAAGGAATTTGTGGTTAAGATTGATTATTCAAAGAAAAAACTAACCTTGTATAATCAAGACGCTTTTAAAAAGAGACCTTGTCGAAAATGTGAGACCTTGCCACTAACAGTTATAAAGGATAGAGCCTATTTGGATCTATATGCTCAACAAGACACGACCTCAATTCCTGTTAGGTTGCTGCTAGACACAGGGAGTAGTGATGCCATATGGTTATTTGAAGATGTTGACCATGGTATTGTTGAGCCACAAAATTTTTATGTTGATTTTTTAGGAAGAGGATTAAGTGGTAGTGTGTTTGGTAAGCGGGCAAAATTAACAGCGCTATCAATTGGTGATTTTAGAATTAAAAATGTGAAGTGTGCTTTTCCATTTGAGGAAAATATAGGGTATCTACGTTTTTATGCGGATCGAAATGGAAGTATAGGGGGAGAGGTACTTAGTAAGTTTAATGTCATAATTAATTTCCGTGATGGGGAAATTGTTTTCAAGAAAAACAGTCGATTTAGAAAGCCTTTTTTGTACAATCTCAGTGGAGTTGAATTGCAACATAATGGAATGCGAGTAGTTCGCGAGTTGGAGGACCTTGCTTCAAATGCAGGTTATGGCTCAAACAATAATTCAGAGGGCAAAGTTATTTCTTTGGTGAGTCTGTATACTTTAATTTTAAAACCAGCCATAGAGGTTGCTGAGGTTCGTCCAGGATCACCTGCAGCTGAGGCTGGACTGGTAAAAGGAGATGTGATATTATCTATAAATGGTAAAGAAGCTCACCATTATACCTTGCAACAACTTTTAGAAATGATAAATAAAGAAGCGGGAGAGCGAATAAAATTAGTAGTGGATCGAAATGGGTCTAATTTAATTATTGGGTTTACTTTAAAAAATATTCTATAA
- a CDS encoding valine--tRNA ligase, with product MEIPSKYESQQVENKWYAYWMKNNYFHSVPDSREPYTIVIPPPNVTGVLHMGHMLNNTIQDVLIRRARLKGYNACWVPGTDHASIATEAKVVAKLKEQGIQKSEISREDFLKHAWEWTHEYGGVILEQLKKLGCSCDWDRTKFTMDEDMSASVIRVFVDLYNKGLIYRGYRMVNWDPEAKTTLSDEEVIYEERQGLLYHLAYAVEGSEEKVVIATTRPETILGDTAICIHPEDERYTHLHGKKAIVPISGRVIPIILDEYVDREFGTGCLKVTPAHDVNDKELGEKHGLDVIDIFNEDATLNAYGLHYQGRDRFEVRKMIAKELEEKGFLVKTENHINKVGTSERTKAVIEPRLSDQWFLKMEDLAEPALKAVLETQEIKLYPKKFENTYRHWMENVRDWNISRQLWWGQQIPAYYYGSEKHEYAVAETKEAALALAQANSGNMALTLEDLRQDEDALDTWFSSWLWPMSVFGGIIDPDNEEIKYYYPTNDLVTGPDILFFWVARMIIAGYEYEGKKPFNNVYLTGLVRDKQRRKMSKSLGNSPDALKLIEDYGADGVRVGLLLSSAAGNDLLFDEALCQQGKGFANKIWNAFRLVKGWEVDKVLEQPDTANKAIAWYEAKLQHTLVEIEDHFAKYRISDALMAIYKLVWDDFCSWLLEMVKPAYQAPIDSKTYSGVIQLFESNLKLLHPFMPFLTEEIWQLIEERTPEQALIIAKWPEMKTYDDSLLQQFEFATEVISGIRTIRKEKNIPFKDVLSLSVLNNENVDSNWDTTIEKLGNIDSLVYVTAPVEGALSFRVKSNEYFVPVQGTVDVVAEIAKIEEELAYTEGFLRSVRGKLSNEKFVSGAPEKVVEMERKKEADALATIETLKQSLKNLK from the coding sequence ATGGAAATCCCATCTAAATACGAATCGCAACAAGTAGAGAATAAATGGTATGCTTACTGGATGAAAAACAATTACTTTCATTCGGTTCCAGACTCTAGAGAACCTTACACAATTGTAATACCACCTCCCAATGTGACTGGAGTGTTACATATGGGGCATATGCTGAATAATACTATTCAAGACGTTTTAATACGCCGTGCTCGACTAAAGGGATACAATGCCTGCTGGGTGCCTGGAACTGACCATGCTTCTATTGCGACAGAAGCCAAAGTCGTGGCGAAGCTAAAAGAACAAGGTATTCAGAAATCTGAAATAAGCCGTGAGGATTTCTTAAAGCATGCTTGGGAGTGGACTCATGAGTATGGTGGGGTTATTTTGGAGCAGTTGAAAAAATTGGGATGTTCATGTGACTGGGATCGGACAAAGTTTACCATGGATGAGGATATGTCGGCCTCCGTAATTCGTGTCTTTGTTGATTTGTATAATAAGGGATTGATATATAGGGGATACCGTATGGTTAACTGGGATCCTGAGGCTAAAACTACCCTTTCCGACGAAGAAGTTATTTATGAAGAGAGACAAGGGTTGCTATATCATTTGGCTTATGCCGTTGAAGGAAGTGAAGAAAAGGTGGTCATTGCAACTACCCGCCCTGAGACAATTTTAGGGGATACGGCAATTTGTATTCATCCAGAGGATGAACGATATACTCATTTACATGGTAAAAAGGCAATTGTGCCTATAAGTGGTCGTGTAATTCCAATTATTTTAGATGAGTATGTCGATAGAGAATTTGGTACGGGATGTTTGAAAGTTACACCAGCTCATGATGTAAATGATAAAGAATTAGGAGAAAAACATGGATTAGATGTAATTGATATTTTTAATGAAGATGCGACCTTAAATGCCTATGGTCTACATTATCAAGGTAGAGATCGTTTTGAAGTTCGTAAAATGATTGCTAAAGAGCTGGAGGAAAAAGGCTTCTTGGTAAAGACTGAAAATCATATTAACAAAGTTGGGACTTCTGAAAGAACGAAGGCTGTTATTGAACCACGATTGTCGGATCAATGGTTTCTTAAAATGGAAGACCTAGCTGAGCCAGCTCTAAAAGCGGTGTTAGAAACGCAAGAAATAAAATTATATCCTAAGAAGTTTGAGAATACCTACCGCCATTGGATGGAAAATGTGCGTGATTGGAATATTTCACGTCAATTATGGTGGGGACAACAAATACCTGCCTATTACTATGGGTCGGAAAAACACGAGTATGCTGTAGCAGAAACCAAGGAGGCTGCTTTGGCTCTGGCCCAAGCAAATAGTGGAAATATGGCGCTTACACTTGAAGATTTACGTCAAGATGAAGATGCCTTGGATACTTGGTTCTCATCCTGGTTATGGCCAATGAGTGTTTTTGGAGGTATAATAGATCCTGATAATGAAGAGATAAAGTATTATTATCCTACTAATGATTTGGTTACAGGACCTGACATTCTTTTCTTCTGGGTAGCACGAATGATTATTGCAGGATACGAATATGAAGGTAAAAAGCCATTTAATAATGTGTACCTCACAGGATTAGTGCGTGATAAACAACGTAGAAAGATGTCTAAGTCGTTGGGGAATTCTCCAGATGCGCTTAAACTTATTGAAGATTATGGAGCTGACGGTGTAAGAGTAGGATTGTTGTTGTCATCTGCCGCCGGAAATGATTTGTTATTTGATGAAGCTTTATGTCAACAAGGTAAAGGCTTTGCAAATAAAATATGGAATGCTTTTAGATTAGTTAAGGGATGGGAAGTAGACAAGGTCTTAGAACAGCCAGATACCGCTAATAAGGCTATTGCATGGTATGAGGCTAAGCTGCAACACACCTTAGTTGAAATAGAGGATCATTTTGCTAAATATAGAATTTCTGACGCATTAATGGCTATTTACAAATTGGTATGGGATGATTTTTGTTCTTGGCTTTTGGAAATGGTGAAACCCGCATATCAAGCACCAATAGACTCAAAGACTTACAGTGGGGTTATTCAATTATTTGAATCGAATTTAAAGTTGTTACACCCATTTATGCCATTCTTGACAGAGGAAATTTGGCAACTTATAGAAGAGCGTACTCCGGAGCAAGCATTAATTATTGCTAAATGGCCGGAAATGAAGACATATGATGATTCATTGTTGCAGCAGTTTGAATTTGCAACGGAAGTTATTTCAGGAATACGTACGATTCGAAAAGAGAAAAACATACCGTTTAAAGATGTTCTCTCCCTATCGGTGCTTAATAATGAGAATGTCGATTCAAATTGGGATACCACTATTGAAAAGTTAGGAAATATTGATTCTTTGGTGTATGTAACAGCTCCAGTAGAAGGAGCACTTTCTTTTCGAGTGAAGTCTAATGAGTATTTTGTTCCTGTTCAAGGAACTGTGGATGTAGTCGCTGAAATTGCCAAAATTGAAGAAGAGCTTGCTTATACAGAAGGCTTTTTACGATCTGTAAGAGGAAAGCTCTCTAATGAGAAATTTGTAAGTGGTGCTCCTGAGAAAGTGGTGGAAATGGAGCGTAAGAAAGAAGCAGACGCCCTAGCTACAATAGAAACCTTAAAACAGAGTCTGAAAAATCTTAAATAA
- a CDS encoding OmpA family protein yields MKRILKQSVVFIMVTSLLVGCEATRNANNSQKGAVIGAAGGAIIGAIIGNNAGKGGNGELGAVIGGVVGGTAGAVIGNKMDKQAQKIEEEIPGAVVERVDDGIVVTFDENSGVYFDTNKYNINSASQATLDKLISVLKEYPDTNILVVGHTDSTGSAEYNMTLSKNRAYSVTNYFTSKGLNSSRFTTNWFGEEQPLHDNSTAEGRAKNRRVNVAIVPNQKMIEDAKREAGN; encoded by the coding sequence ATGAAACGTATTTTAAAGCAGTCTGTAGTTTTTATTATGGTAACTTCTCTACTTGTTGGTTGTGAAGCTACTCGTAATGCTAATAACTCTCAGAAAGGAGCTGTAATTGGAGCAGCTGGTGGTGCAATTATTGGTGCAATTATTGGTAATAATGCTGGAAAAGGAGGAAACGGAGAATTGGGCGCTGTGATAGGAGGTGTTGTTGGTGGTACTGCTGGAGCAGTAATTGGAAATAAAATGGATAAACAAGCTCAAAAGATTGAGGAAGAAATACCAGGAGCAGTAGTTGAGCGAGTAGATGATGGAATTGTGGTAACCTTTGATGAAAATAGTGGTGTTTATTTTGATACTAATAAGTATAACATTAATTCCGCGTCTCAGGCGACTCTTGATAAATTAATAAGTGTTTTAAAGGAATATCCAGATACCAATATTTTGGTGGTAGGTCATACAGACAGTACTGGTTCTGCTGAATACAATATGACATTGTCTAAAAATAGAGCCTATTCAGTTACAAATTATTTTACCAGTAAAGGTTTGAATTCTTCTCGATTCACAACCAATTGGTTTGGAGAAGAGCAGCCGTTGCATGATAATTCTACAGCGGAAGGAAGAGCTAAAAATAGAAGAGTAAATGTGGCCATCGTTCCTAATCAAAAGATGATAGAAGATGCCAAACGTGAAGCAGGAAACTAA
- a CDS encoding pyridoxal phosphate-dependent aminotransferase, translating to MPHISNKGRMMPESPIRKLVPYAEDAKKKGIKVIHLNIGQPDIKTPQVALDAIKNNTIEVLEYSRSEGSEQYREKLAAYYKNHNIDVVAKDIIITTGGSEALLFAMGSIADADDEIIIPEPFYANYNGFATASGVKIVPVISKIEDNFALPAIEEFEKLITPKTKAILICNPGNPTGYLYSKEEIEKLAQIVLKHDIFLIADEVYREFAYDGVKHYSIMEIEGLEQHAIMIDSVSKRYSMCGARIGCLVSKNKEVITTALKYAQARLSPPTYAQIASEAALETPQTYFDEVITEYVSRRDILIEELSKVPGVKVANPKGAFYCIAELPVANADDFAQWLLENFEYEGETVMVAPAAGFYSTPGLGLNQIRIAYVLEKEKIVRAVRILQEALKAYNA from the coding sequence ATGCCACACATTTCCAACAAGGGTAGAATGATGCCTGAGTCACCCATACGTAAATTAGTTCCTTATGCTGAAGACGCTAAAAAAAAGGGAATTAAAGTAATCCATCTTAATATTGGCCAACCTGATATCAAAACACCCCAGGTAGCATTAGATGCTATTAAAAACAACACCATTGAAGTACTAGAATATAGCCGAAGTGAAGGCTCTGAACAGTACCGAGAAAAATTAGCTGCTTACTATAAAAATCACAATATCGATGTTGTCGCTAAGGATATCATCATAACAACCGGAGGAAGTGAAGCATTGCTTTTTGCCATGGGTAGCATAGCAGATGCTGATGATGAAATTATTATTCCAGAGCCCTTCTATGCCAACTATAATGGTTTTGCAACTGCTTCTGGGGTAAAAATAGTACCAGTAATTTCGAAAATTGAAGACAATTTTGCTTTACCTGCTATTGAAGAATTTGAAAAATTAATTACTCCAAAAACGAAGGCAATTCTCATATGTAATCCCGGCAATCCTACAGGATACCTATACTCTAAAGAAGAAATCGAAAAACTCGCACAAATTGTATTGAAACACGATATTTTCTTGATTGCTGATGAAGTTTATCGTGAATTTGCCTATGATGGAGTAAAGCATTACTCTATCATGGAGATTGAAGGATTAGAGCAACATGCCATCATGATTGATTCTGTTTCAAAACGATACAGTATGTGTGGTGCTCGTATAGGCTGTTTGGTAAGTAAAAACAAAGAAGTCATAACTACTGCCCTTAAATATGCACAAGCCAGACTTTCTCCTCCGACCTATGCTCAAATCGCAAGTGAAGCTGCGCTGGAAACACCTCAAACGTATTTCGACGAAGTGATTACTGAATATGTATCACGTCGAGACATCCTAATTGAAGAACTTTCGAAAGTTCCAGGAGTAAAAGTTGCCAATCCAAAAGGTGCTTTTTACTGCATTGCAGAACTTCCTGTTGCAAATGCAGATGACTTTGCACAATGGTTGCTAGAAAACTTTGAGTATGAAGGTGAAACTGTAATGGTTGCGCCAGCTGCTGGTTTTTACTCAACTCCAGGCTTAGGACTAAACCAAATAAGGATTGCATATGTTCTTGAAAAAGAAAAAATTGTTAGAGCAGTACGCATTCTTCAAGAAGCCTTAAAAGCCTACAATGCATAA
- a CDS encoding LUD domain-containing protein: protein MSLFRKLFNFNSKKNSDSETNEERGKFMPEIQLPVDEKFTINFKKNGGKFIYCDSLEEVLESFENILTENRWQGGQMYCIDNQLPRVFNGFDIEYTHQNPNAASFLTTCEALVADNGSILISSNQIKEKKLKELPDNFIVYATTSQLVENIGEGLRGIKNKNQDKIPSNITTIKHFEIKEEKDFMTYGSSSKNLYLLLLEDL, encoded by the coding sequence ATGAGTCTGTTTAGAAAATTATTTAATTTTAATTCTAAGAAAAATTCCGATAGCGAAACTAATGAAGAACGCGGCAAATTTATGCCGGAAATACAATTACCTGTTGATGAAAAATTTACCATCAATTTCAAAAAAAATGGTGGCAAATTTATCTACTGTGACTCATTGGAAGAAGTACTGGAAAGTTTCGAAAATATACTTACTGAAAATCGATGGCAGGGTGGTCAAATGTACTGCATTGACAACCAACTTCCACGAGTTTTCAACGGTTTTGATATTGAGTATACCCATCAAAACCCTAATGCTGCTTCTTTTTTAACCACTTGCGAAGCATTAGTAGCTGACAATGGCTCCATTCTAATCTCGTCCAATCAAATTAAAGAGAAAAAATTAAAAGAGTTACCAGACAACTTTATTGTTTATGCAACTACCAGTCAATTGGTAGAAAATATTGGAGAAGGCCTACGTGGTATAAAAAATAAAAATCAAGACAAGATACCATCCAATATCACTACTATAAAGCATTTCGAGATAAAAGAAGAAAAAGACTTTATGACCTATGGAAGTAGCAGTAAAAACTTATATTTGCTGCTGTTGGAAGATTTATAG
- a CDS encoding lipocalin family protein: MKKIVTLLIVISVVMACGTSKTVRESKRVIKGEWTLSSVTYNQAGTYAVTLLNDATKECFEGSYWRFIPNNNSGVYTISKTGCAEGDRHFIFTIDEVDAVSGYYDFLLKPTDAKGRSETNAGYRMQLTNLSETMMTWQQTLTVEGRPFVITMNFIK, translated from the coding sequence ATGAAGAAAATAGTAACTTTATTAATAGTGATTTCTGTAGTAATGGCTTGCGGAACTAGTAAAACTGTAAGGGAGTCAAAAAGAGTGATTAAAGGAGAATGGACGCTTAGCAGTGTGACCTATAATCAAGCAGGTACATATGCAGTAACGCTGCTTAATGATGCAACGAAAGAATGTTTCGAAGGAAGTTATTGGCGATTTATACCTAATAATAATTCAGGGGTATATACAATTTCAAAAACAGGATGTGCAGAAGGCGATCGTCATTTTATTTTTACCATTGATGAGGTTGATGCTGTCTCAGGGTACTATGATTTCCTCTTGAAGCCTACAGACGCTAAAGGAAGGTCGGAAACGAATGCAGGTTACAGGATGCAACTTACAAATTTGTCTGAAACGATGATGACATGGCAGCAAACTTTGACGGTTGAGGGACGTCCCTTTGTAATTACCATGAATTTTATTAAGTAG
- a CDS encoding phosphatidylserine decarboxylase family protein: MFHKEGHKIILVTFTIVAITCVLAHFYIEPIWLEKSIQAIALIFLVLILQFFRNPKRKTTPNDSHVIAPVDGKVVVIEEVFEKEYFQDKRLQVSIFMSPINVHVTRYPIGGKILFSKYHPGKYLVAWHPKASEENERTTIVVENKVYGKVLYRQIAGALAKRIVNYAKEGDMASQGADAGFIKFGSRVDLYLPIGTNVNVILGQKVKGGVDIIAH, from the coding sequence ATGTTTCATAAAGAAGGCCACAAAATCATTCTGGTAACATTTACGATTGTAGCAATCACATGTGTTTTAGCTCATTTTTATATTGAGCCTATCTGGCTTGAAAAAAGCATTCAAGCAATTGCACTTATATTTTTAGTATTGATTCTACAATTCTTTAGAAATCCAAAACGTAAAACAACACCAAACGACAGTCACGTTATTGCTCCAGTTGACGGTAAAGTTGTTGTTATAGAAGAAGTGTTTGAAAAAGAATACTTTCAAGATAAGCGTTTACAGGTTTCCATTTTTATGTCACCTATCAATGTGCATGTAACTCGATATCCGATTGGAGGAAAAATCCTTTTTAGTAAATATCACCCCGGGAAATACCTAGTTGCATGGCACCCAAAAGCTTCCGAAGAAAACGAACGAACTACTATCGTTGTCGAGAATAAGGTATACGGCAAAGTATTATATCGACAGATTGCTGGAGCCCTCGCTAAGCGTATTGTCAACTATGCTAAAGAAGGTGATATGGCTTCACAAGGAGCAGATGCTGGTTTTATTAAATTTGGCTCAAGAGTTGATCTTTATTTGCCTATTGGCACTAATGTTAATGTAATCTTAGGACAAAAAGTAAAAGGAGGAGTTGACATAATCGCTCACTAA
- a CDS encoding acyl-CoA-binding protein codes for MTTEELNEAFEEAVNKVNSYTDPLPADLLLRLYAYYKIANKIDSSPGSRKPLINAFKTNALFQARNLSEKQAKEKYIDLVNRFIP; via the coding sequence ATGACAACAGAAGAATTAAATGAAGCATTTGAAGAAGCTGTTAACAAAGTAAACAGTTATACAGATCCCCTTCCGGCAGATTTGTTATTGCGATTGTATGCCTACTATAAGATAGCCAACAAAATCGATTCATCACCTGGAAGCAGAAAACCACTAATCAATGCTTTTAAAACAAATGCTCTTTTTCAAGCTCGCAACTTATCGGAAAAACAAGCAAAAGAAAAATATATTGATCTAGTAAATAGATTTATCCCATAA
- a CDS encoding DUF1573 domain-containing protein, protein MKKLITLLFLAAFTVTVSAQNAVAKMEFKTDEIDYGTIQKGSDGLRVFEFTNTGNAPLVITKINSSCGCTVPEWPKEPIAPGKTGKIQVKYDTTRVGPIRKTITVLSNSDTPTKVLKIKGTIIEASR, encoded by the coding sequence ATGAAAAAGTTAATTACATTACTATTTTTAGCAGCATTTACCGTTACGGTAAGCGCCCAAAATGCTGTTGCGAAGATGGAATTTAAAACAGATGAAATTGATTATGGCACCATACAAAAAGGAAGTGATGGCCTTCGAGTGTTTGAATTTACAAATACAGGAAATGCCCCTTTGGTGATTACTAAAATTAATTCAAGCTGTGGTTGTACTGTACCTGAATGGCCAAAAGAGCCAATTGCTCCAGGAAAAACTGGAAAGATTCAAGTAAAATATGACACTACCCGTGTTGGCCCAATTCGCAAAACTATTACGGTGCTTTCTAATTCAGATACACCAACAAAGGTGTTAAAAATTAAAGGAACCATTATTGAAGCCAGCAGATAA
- a CDS encoding phosphatidate cytidylyltransferase yields the protein MKELFKRSITGILYVFLLLAAVMLDPNAFDFLFLAFGLICLFEFKKIIKLSGYYIFIAFMFLWWFYIYLNKEDFMIGLLLLITLLVNLFLISNLYSKKPLILTNAHKFIISLFYIGGGCLFLTVIPYHHTVPFAKLLIIGIFILIWVNDTFAYLVGRTFGRRKLFESVSPKKTIEGFIGGVIFSLAAAFILAAYEDSISLWKWLLLAVVVVVTGTLGDLVESKFKRMANVKDSGAILPGHGGLLDRLDSLIFAAPFAYITLQIFNYVS from the coding sequence ATGAAAGAACTCTTTAAGCGCTCAATTACTGGCATTCTCTATGTTTTCTTACTACTAGCTGCAGTAATGTTAGACCCTAATGCCTTTGATTTTCTTTTTTTGGCTTTTGGTTTAATCTGTCTGTTTGAATTCAAAAAAATAATAAAACTCAGTGGCTATTATATTTTTATAGCCTTTATGTTTTTATGGTGGTTTTACATTTACCTTAACAAAGAAGACTTTATGATAGGTTTGCTCTTACTTATCACTTTGTTAGTTAATTTATTTTTAATCAGCAACTTGTATTCCAAAAAGCCATTGATTCTCACAAATGCACATAAATTTATCATTAGCCTTTTTTATATTGGAGGTGGATGTCTTTTTCTGACCGTAATACCCTATCACCATACTGTTCCATTTGCCAAGTTACTGATTATAGGAATTTTTATTCTGATTTGGGTAAACGACACGTTTGCCTATTTGGTAGGTCGCACCTTTGGAAGAAGAAAGCTATTTGAAAGTGTTTCTCCCAAAAAAACCATTGAGGGATTTATCGGTGGGGTAATTTTTTCATTAGCTGCGGCATTTATTCTAGCAGCTTATGAAGATAGTATTAGTCTGTGGAAGTGGTTACTACTGGCGGTTGTAGTAGTAGTTACGGGTACTTTAGGTGATTTAGTAGAATCTAAATTTAAGCGTATGGCTAACGTTAAGGACAGCGGAGCAATTTTACCTGGTCACGGGGGATTGCTTGACAGACTAGATAGCCTTATCTTTGCAGCACCATTTGCCTATATAACCTTACAAATTTTCAACTATGTTTCATAA